The Streptococcus equi subsp. equi nucleotide sequence CATTCAAAAAATCCCTAAAAAACCAAAGAGTAAACATTAGCATCAAGCATTGAGTCAAATCTTAATAGGGTTTGACTTTTTCTGTCTTTGTACTGGCCTTATGCGCTGCTATCTGTAAAATCTTGAAAAAGCAGTTAAATAAGGGTAAAATAGTAGTCAAATAGACATAGATAGTGTGGATAAAAATGAAGACAATAACGGAATTCCAAAATAAAAAGGTATTGATTCTTGGCCTGGCCAAATCGGGCGAAGCAGCAGCTAGGCTTTTAGCCCGGTTGGGAGCTATTGTGACAGTTAATGATAGCAAGCCCTTTGAGGAAAATCCCGCAGCACAGGCTCTTCTTGAGGAGGGCATAAGGGTTATTTGTGGTAGCCACCCCTTGGAGCTGTTAGATGAAGACTTTTATTGTATGGTTAAAAACCCAGGGATTCGCTATGACAACCCGATGGTGGTACGCGCCTTAGATAAGGCTATTTCTATTCTAACAGAGGTTGAGCTGGCTTATTTGGTATCTGAAGCACCTATCATTGGTATTACGGGCTCAAATGGTAAAACCACTACAACCACAATGATTGCTGATGTGCTAAATGCTGGGAACCATTCAGCTCTTTTGGCTGGGAATATCGGCTTTCCTGCTTCAGAGGTGGCTCAAGCTGCTACAGCAAAGGATATACTGGTCATGGAATTGTCTTCCTTTCAGCTGCTGGGGACTGAGCAGTTTCAGCCACATATTGCAGTCATTACTAACCTAGTGCCTACTCATCTTGATTATCATGGGAGTTTTGAGGACTATATAGCGGCCAAGTGGCGCATTCAACATCGAATGACCGATAAGGATTACCTTGTGTTAAATGCTGATCAAGAGCTGGTAAAATCATTGGCTCAAAAGACTAAAGCAAGTCCTGTCTTTTTTTCTACCAAAGAAAAAGTTGATGGTGCTTATTTGGCAGATGGGTATCTTTATTTCAAAGAGGAGAGGCTGATGTCAGCAGCTGAGCTTGGTGTTCCTGGAAGGCATAACATTGAAAATGCTCTTGCCACCATTGCTGTTGCAAAGCTAAGAGGCATTTCTAATCAAGTGATATCAAGGACTTTGTCTCACTTTAGGGGGGTGAAGCACCGCCTTCAGTTAGTTGGTACATTGAATCAAGTGACCTTCTACAATGACAGCAAGTCAACCAATATCTTGGCTTGTCAAAAAGCCTTGTCGGGCTTTGATAATAGCAAGGTTATCCTGATTGCTGGTGGCTTGGATCGTGGCAATGAATTTGATGAGCTGGTGCCAGACCTCGTTGGTCTTAAAAAGATGATTCTTTTAGGGGAATCCGCAGAGCGTATGAAGCGAGCTGCAGACAAGGCAGGAGTGTCCTATCTTGATGCCAAAGATGTTGCAGCTGCCACTAAAATAGCCTTTGAGCAGGCAAAGGCTGGTGATATTATCTTGCTGAGCCCAGCCAATGCTAGCTGGGATATGTATCCAAGCTTTGAAAGCCGCGGCGACGAGTTTTTAGCAGCCTATGACGCGTTAAAAGGAGAGGCTCAATGACCAAGAAAATCATTTTTACCGGTGGTGGAACAGCTGGTCATGTCACTTTAAACCTTATCCTCATACCGAAGTTTATCAAAGATGGCTGGGAGGTTCACTATATTGGTGATGACAAAGGCATTGAGCATCAGGAGATCAAAAAGTCAGGTCTTGATGTCACCTTTCATGCTATTGCAACTGGAAAATTAAGGCGTTATTTCTCTTGGCAAAACCTGCTTGATATCTTCAAGGTAGGCTTTGGTGTCATGCAATCACTTTTTATCATAGCTAGACTAAGGCCTAAGGCTCTCTTTTCAAAGGGAGGCTTTGTGTCGGTTCCTCCTGTGATTGCTGCAAGGCTTTTAGGGGTGCCGGCCTTTATTCATGAGTCGGATCTTTCTATGGGCTTGGCTAATAGGATTGCTTATCGGTTTGCAACAACGATGTATACAACCTTTGAGCAAGAGCAGACACTGGCAAAGCTCAAGCATGTTGGAGCGGTTACCAAGGTGACAGGTCCTGGGAGTCGATCGGTGACTTCTAAGCAGCTTGAAGCTGTTTTGGAGTATTTTGATCCTAATTTAAAAACACTTTTGTTTATTGGAGGCTCCGCAGGGGCTAGGGTGTTTAACCGCTTTATCACTGACCATCCTGAGCTAAAGGAAGACTTTAATATCATCAATATCTCTGGCGATCCTAGCCTAAATGAGCTTAGTTGGCATCTTTACCGCGTGGATTATGTGACTGATCTGTATCAACCGCTCATGGAAATGGCTGATCTGGTAGTGACTCGCGGAGGCTCTAACACACTTTTTGAATTATTAGCGATGAGAAAGCTCCAGCTTATTATCCCACTTGGCAAAGAGGCCAGTCGAGGTGATCAGCTTGAGAATGCTCATTATTTTACAACAAGGGGCTATGCTGAGCAATTATTGGAGCAGGAATTGACCCTGCCTCATTTTCAAGAGAAAGTGAGAGAAGTCTTTGCTAAGCAATCGGACTATTTATCTGCAATGAAGAGCTCTAGCGAGCTCCAATCACCAGAAAGCTTTTACCAGCTTTTAAGTGCCGACATTAGCTCCGCGACAAAGGAAAATTAAATGGCAGATAAGACAAAACATTCAGAAGAAAAAGCCGCTTTGACCGAATGGCAAAAGCGTAATATTGAATTTCTCAACAAGAAGCAGCAGCAGGCTGAGAAAGACAAAAAACTAAAAGAAAAATTATTAAATGAGAAAATAGCGCAAGCTCAGGGAGAGGCAGCTTCAAAGGCTGACCAAGAAGATACAGATGAAGCTGAGGAGAAAACTGAGGTAAGCCAAGCGGGTACTGATGAGGGTGAGCCGCTGCCAGAAGCATCAGAGCAGGAAGTCCCCTCCCCAAAAGACAAGCCATTAAAAGTCCCCAAAGAAAAAAGTCCAAAGCAGCAGGCACTTCAAAAGGGCTGGCCTGTATTGCTGGTGTCGTTTGTGGTTTTGTGCCTGTCGATTTTTATGATCACACCCTATAGTAAGGTCAAGGATTTCTCCGTCAAGGGCAATAAAAAACAAGCGTTGAGGACTTAGTTAGAGACAGTGGGATCAAGTCATCTGATTACTGGATTACTCTATTAGCCTCTCCGGGTTCTTATGAAAATGCGGTTTTAAAAGCCAATCCCTGGGTGAAAAAGGTGGCTTTGCGTTACGGCTTTCCCAATCATTTCCGCTTTGATGTGACAGAGTTTGATATTATTGCCTACGCTCAGGTAGCTGAAGGGTTTCAACTGATCCTAGAAAATGGCAAGCGAGTTGCTGCTGTCAAGCAGGCTGCTTTGCCTAAATCCTTTTTGATTTTAAATCTTGAGCATGAAAAAGAGATTCAAGATGTCATTAATCGCTTGACCAAAATCCCAAGTGACCTAGTCAAGGCTATCAAATCAGTGTCATCGGCCAATTCACAGACAACTAAGGATTTGCTGCTTCTTGAAATGCACGATGGCAACCTTATCAGGGTACCTCGGTCACAGCTTGAGCTAAAGCTGCCTTATTACCAAAAAATCAAGAAGAATCTTGATACTGCTAGCATTGTTGATATGGAGGTTGGTATCTATACGACCACTGCTGAAATTGAAAACATGCCTGAGGTGCCAGCGTCTGCTCAAGCTTCTCAGGCAGATAAGCCTGCTGAGGCTTCACCAGAGCAGGGTGAAGAGCAGGCCACACAGGAGCAGCCTAGCCCTGAAACACCTGCTAATCCTGAGGCCACAAATCCCTCAGTCGCCCAGCCTACTGAGCAGGCAAATCAAC carries:
- the murD gene encoding UDP-N-acetylmuramoyl-L-alanyl-D-glutamate synthetase is translated as MKTITEFQNKKVLILGLAKSGEAAARLLARLGAIVTVNDSKPFEENPAAQALLEEGIRVICGSHPLELLDEDFYCMVKNPGIRYDNPMVVRALDKAISILTEVELAYLVSEAPIIGITGSNGKTTTTTMIADVLNAGNHSALLAGNIGFPASEVAQAATAKDILVMELSSFQLLGTEQFQPHIAVITNLVPTHLDYHGSFEDYIAAKWRIQHRMTDKDYLVLNADQELVKSLAQKTKASPVFFSTKEKVDGAYLADGYLYFKEERLMSAAELGVPGRHNIENALATIAVAKLRGISNQVISRTLSHFRGVKHRLQLVGTLNQVTFYNDSKSTNILACQKALSGFDNSKVILIAGGLDRGNEFDELVPDLVGLKKMILLGESAERMKRAADKAGVSYLDAKDVAAATKIAFEQAKAGDIILLSPANASWDMYPSFESRGDEFLAAYDALKGEAQ
- a CDS encoding cell division protein, translating into MRYGFPNHFRFDVTEFDIIAYAQVAEGFQLILENGKRVAAVKQAALPKSFLILNLEHEKEIQDVINRLTKIPSDLVKAIKSVSSANSQTTKDLLLLEMHDGNLIRVPRSQLELKLPYYQKIKKNLDTASIVDMEVGIYTTTAEIENMPEVPASAQASQADKPAEASPEQGEEQATQEQPSPETPANPEATNPSVAQPTEQANQQ
- the murG gene encoding UDP diphospho-muramoyl pentapeptide beta-N acetylglucosaminyl transferase → MTKKIIFTGGGTAGHVTLNLILIPKFIKDGWEVHYIGDDKGIEHQEIKKSGLDVTFHAIATGKLRRYFSWQNLLDIFKVGFGVMQSLFIIARLRPKALFSKGGFVSVPPVIAARLLGVPAFIHESDLSMGLANRIAYRFATTMYTTFEQEQTLAKLKHVGAVTKVTGPGSRSVTSKQLEAVLEYFDPNLKTLLFIGGSAGARVFNRFITDHPELKEDFNIINISGDPSLNELSWHLYRVDYVTDLYQPLMEMADLVVTRGGSNTLFELLAMRKLQLIIPLGKEASRGDQLENAHYFTTRGYAEQLLEQELTLPHFQEKVREVFAKQSDYLSAMKSSSELQSPESFYQLLSADISSATKEN
- a CDS encoding cell division protein; translated protein: MADKTKHSEEKAALTEWQKRNIEFLNKKQQQAEKDKKLKEKLLNEKIAQAQGEAASKADQEDTDEAEEKTEVSQAGTDEGEPLPEASEQEVPSPKDKPLKVPKEKSPKQQALQKGWPVLLVSFVVLCLSIFMITPYSKVKDFSVKGNKKQALRT